A genomic segment from Conger conger chromosome 2, fConCon1.1, whole genome shotgun sequence encodes:
- the aars2 gene encoding alanine--tRNA ligase, mitochondrial isoform X1, with the protein MAAYMRIPKTCRRFLNAKYFSSAIGVRAQLAFSSTTGNPEFTSKRVRSMFTEFFRDRHRHKLVPSSPVRPRGDPSLLFVNAGMNQFKPLLLGAADPRSEMAHYRRVANSQKCVRAGGKHNDLDDVGRDVYHHTFFEMLGNWSFGDYFKEEACSMAWELLTQEYGVPADRLYVSYFSGNAAVGLPADLETREIWLSLGVPPGRVLPFGMGENFWEMGETGPCGPCTEIHYDHEGGRDAAHLVNRDSPEVVEIWNLVFMQYNREADGGLRALPRLSVDTGMGLERLVTVLQGQRSNYHTDLFTPLLSAIHQRSRCGEYGGRAGRADEGSVDMAYRVLADHARTLCICIADGVYPGMSGAELVLRRILRRAVRFSTEVLQAPPGALASLVPTVTQILGEAYPELHRERQRITDIINDNEAQFLCSLKQGRRVIDRTLQKMGGANMFPGSVAWALHRNLGFPLDLIGLMLEEKGVAMDSEAVDRLAAEEEKLRTQVQGPDRESCTELDLHSLSELQGAGIPHTDDSPKYRYSLGEDGRYVFPPCWARVQALYCSQALVPEVGEGQRCGVVLDQTCFYSEQGGQSHDRGYFLREGLQDVLFPVEAVQQVGGYVVHQVTTGDTLKIGDKVQLFVDEAHRLACMVKHTATHILNFSLRRVLGEGVEQQGSHVTPDRLRFDFSVRGSLSVKQLQEVEQVVQDVIAQNEDVFIQELPLALAKRIHGLRTVDEVYLDPVRVVSVGIPVPDLLTSLSDRPTSVELCCGTHLLRTGEIRDLVIVAERSLLKGVSRVLALTGDEAREAREAGHALVQEVESLSAQQPSASSTLPTAHRLSKDVGLLSDAVDNTPMPQWQRKELQQRLKTMQRAANTAIRKLETSEAAVQALALLEKHGSKAVVVDTVEAESISVVMKVVNQYSERAPGSKVMFLAHLPSGRVLCACQVPKASSTLSASDWALAVCTHLGGKAGGSAIVAKGAGTTHDITEALRWAEEFANPTVRPNASSAPTQD; encoded by the exons TTTAAGCCCCTCCTGCTGGGCGCGGCCGACCCTCGCAGCGAGATGGCGCATTACCGCCGCGTGGCGAACAGTCAGAAGTGCGTCCGCGCCGGCGGGAAACACAACGACCTGGACGATGTGGGACGCGACGTCTACCACCACACCTTCTTTGAGATGCTGGGGAACTGGTCTTTTGGAGACTACTTCAAG gaggaggCCTGCTCCATGGCCTGGGAGCTGCTGACGCAGGAGTACGGCGTTCCGGCGGATCGGCTCTACGTGTCGTACTTCAGCGGGAACGCCGCGGTGGGGCTGCCGGCCGACCTGGAAACCCGAGAGATCTGGCTGAGCCTGGG gGTGCCTCCGGGGCGCGTCCTGCCCTTCGGGATGGGGGAGAACTTTTGGGAGATGGGGGAGACGGGCCCCTGTGGGCCCTGCACAGAGATCCACTATGACCACGAGGGGGGGCGGGACGCCGCCCACCTGGTGAACCGGGACAGCCCCGAGGTGGTGGAGATCTGGAACCTGGTCTTCATGCAGTACAACAG GGAGGCGGACGGCGGTCTGAGGGCACTCCCCCGGCTCAGTGTGGACACAGGGATGGGGCTGGAGAGGCTGGTGACTGTGCTGCAGGGCCAGCGCTCCAACTACCACACCGACCTGTTCACCCCGCTGCTGTCCGCCATTCACCAG aggTCGCGCTGTGGGGAGTACGGTGGGCGCGCTGGGCGGGCGGATGAGGGGAGTGTGGACATGGCGTACCGCGTCCTGGCCGACCACGCGCGCACGCTGTGCATCTGCATCGCAGACGGCGTCTACCCCGGCATGTCCGGCGCGGA GCTGGTGTTGAGGCGGATCCTTAGGAGGGCGGTGCGTTTCTCCACTGAGGTGCTGCAGGCCCCCCCGGGGGCTCTGGCCAGCCTGGTCCCCACGGTAACCCAAATACTG GGAGAGGCCTACCCTGAACTGCACAGAGAAAGGCAGAGG ATCACAGACATCATCAACGATAACGAAGCGCAGTTCCTCTGCTCCCTGAAGCAGGGGAGGCGGGTGATTGACAGGACCCTCCAGAAGATGGGCGGGGCCAACATGTTTCCAG GATCTGTGGCCTGGGCACTGCATCGCAACCTTGGCTTTCCCCTGGACCTGATTGGCTTAATGCTTGAGGAGAAGGGTGTGGCCATGGACTCAGAGGCTGTGGATAGGCtagcagcagaagaagaaaag TTGAGGACTCAAGTCCAGGGGCCTGACAGAGAGAGCTGTACGGAGCTGGACCTCCACAGCCTATCAGAGCTGCAGGGGGCAGGGATTCCCCACACCGATGACTCCCCAAAATACCGCTATTCCCTGGGCGAGGATGGCCGATATG tgttccCGCCGTGTTGGGCCCGGGTTCAGGCTCTGTACTGCTCCCAGGCGCTGGTCccggaggtgggggaggggcagcgCTGTGGGGTGGTGCTGGATCAGACCTGCTTCTACTCTGAGCAGGGGGGCCAATCCCACGACCGGGGCTACTTTCTCCGGGAGGGGCTACAG GACGTCCTGTTTCCTGTGGAGGCGGTGCAGCAGGTGGGCGGGTACGTGGTCCACCAGGTAACCACGGGCGACACCCTGAAGATTGGAGACAAGGTCCAGCTGTTCGTGGATGAG GCCCACAGGCTGGCCTGCATGGTGAAACACACAGCGACTCACATCCTGAACTTCTCCCTGCGGCGGgttctgggggagggggtggagcagcagggctCCCACGTCACGCCAGACCGCCTGCGCTTCGACTTCAGCGTCAGA GGCTCTCTCAGTGTCAAGCAGCTACAGGAAGTGGAGCAGGTGGTACAGGACGTCATCGCACAGAACGAGGACGTGTTCATCCAGGAGCTGCCGCTCGCCCTGGCCAAGCGTATCCATGGCCTGAGAACGGTGGATGAG gtgtaTCTTGATCCAGTCAGGGTGGTGTCCGTGGGCATCCCTGTTCCTGACCTGCTCACTTCCCTCAGCGACCGGCCCACGTCTGTGGAGCTCTGCTGCGGAAC GCACCTGCTGAGGACGGGGGAGATCCGAGACCTGGTGATCGTGGCGGAGAGATCACTGCTGAAGGGAGTGAGCCGCGTGCTGGCGCTGACCGGAGACGAGGCTCGAGAG GCCCGGGAGGCGGGGCATGCCCTGGTCCAGGAGGTGGAGTCTCTGTCGGCACAGCAACCGTCTGCTAGCTCCACCCTCCCCACTGCACACAGGCTGTCCAAAGATGTGGGGCTGCTGTCCGAT GCTGTGGACAACACCCCCATGCCGCAGTGGCAGAGGAAGGAGCTCCAGCAGCGTCTGAAAACGATGCAGAGAGCCGCCAACACCGCCATCAGGAAGCTGGAGACCAGCGAG GCTGCGGTCCAGGCTCTGGCTCTGTTGGAGAAGCATGGCAGTAAGGCGGTGGTTGTGGACACTGTGGAAGCAGAGTCCATATCG GTGGTGATGAAGGTGGTGAATCAGTACAGTGAGCGGGCcccggggtcaaaggtcatgttCCTGGCCCATCTGCCATCCGGGAGGGTCCTGTGTGCCTGTCAGGTACCCAAG gccagcagcactctctctgcctctgactGGGCCCTGGCCGTCTGCACCCACCTGGGGGGCAAGGCGGGGGGGTCTGCTATCGTTGCCAAGGGAGCGGGAACCACACATGACATCACAGAGGCCCTCCGGTGGGCTGAGGAGTTTGCCAACCCAACAGTGCGACCCAATGCCAGCTCAGCCCCGACCCAAGACTGA
- the aars2 gene encoding alanine--tRNA ligase, mitochondrial isoform X2, producing MAWELLTQEYGVPADRLYVSYFSGNAAVGLPADLETREIWLSLGVPPGRVLPFGMGENFWEMGETGPCGPCTEIHYDHEGGRDAAHLVNRDSPEVVEIWNLVFMQYNREADGGLRALPRLSVDTGMGLERLVTVLQGQRSNYHTDLFTPLLSAIHQRSRCGEYGGRAGRADEGSVDMAYRVLADHARTLCICIADGVYPGMSGAELVLRRILRRAVRFSTEVLQAPPGALASLVPTVTQILGEAYPELHRERQRITDIINDNEAQFLCSLKQGRRVIDRTLQKMGGANMFPGSVAWALHRNLGFPLDLIGLMLEEKGVAMDSEAVDRLAAEEEKLRTQVQGPDRESCTELDLHSLSELQGAGIPHTDDSPKYRYSLGEDGRYVFPPCWARVQALYCSQALVPEVGEGQRCGVVLDQTCFYSEQGGQSHDRGYFLREGLQDVLFPVEAVQQVGGYVVHQVTTGDTLKIGDKVQLFVDEAHRLACMVKHTATHILNFSLRRVLGEGVEQQGSHVTPDRLRFDFSVRGSLSVKQLQEVEQVVQDVIAQNEDVFIQELPLALAKRIHGLRTVDEVYLDPVRVVSVGIPVPDLLTSLSDRPTSVELCCGTHLLRTGEIRDLVIVAERSLLKGVSRVLALTGDEAREAREAGHALVQEVESLSAQQPSASSTLPTAHRLSKDVGLLSDAVDNTPMPQWQRKELQQRLKTMQRAANTAIRKLETSEAAVQALALLEKHGSKAVVVDTVEAESISVVMKVVNQYSERAPGSKVMFLAHLPSGRVLCACQVPKASSTLSASDWALAVCTHLGGKAGGSAIVAKGAGTTHDITEALRWAEEFANPTVRPNASSAPTQD from the exons ATGGCCTGGGAGCTGCTGACGCAGGAGTACGGCGTTCCGGCGGATCGGCTCTACGTGTCGTACTTCAGCGGGAACGCCGCGGTGGGGCTGCCGGCCGACCTGGAAACCCGAGAGATCTGGCTGAGCCTGGG gGTGCCTCCGGGGCGCGTCCTGCCCTTCGGGATGGGGGAGAACTTTTGGGAGATGGGGGAGACGGGCCCCTGTGGGCCCTGCACAGAGATCCACTATGACCACGAGGGGGGGCGGGACGCCGCCCACCTGGTGAACCGGGACAGCCCCGAGGTGGTGGAGATCTGGAACCTGGTCTTCATGCAGTACAACAG GGAGGCGGACGGCGGTCTGAGGGCACTCCCCCGGCTCAGTGTGGACACAGGGATGGGGCTGGAGAGGCTGGTGACTGTGCTGCAGGGCCAGCGCTCCAACTACCACACCGACCTGTTCACCCCGCTGCTGTCCGCCATTCACCAG aggTCGCGCTGTGGGGAGTACGGTGGGCGCGCTGGGCGGGCGGATGAGGGGAGTGTGGACATGGCGTACCGCGTCCTGGCCGACCACGCGCGCACGCTGTGCATCTGCATCGCAGACGGCGTCTACCCCGGCATGTCCGGCGCGGA GCTGGTGTTGAGGCGGATCCTTAGGAGGGCGGTGCGTTTCTCCACTGAGGTGCTGCAGGCCCCCCCGGGGGCTCTGGCCAGCCTGGTCCCCACGGTAACCCAAATACTG GGAGAGGCCTACCCTGAACTGCACAGAGAAAGGCAGAGG ATCACAGACATCATCAACGATAACGAAGCGCAGTTCCTCTGCTCCCTGAAGCAGGGGAGGCGGGTGATTGACAGGACCCTCCAGAAGATGGGCGGGGCCAACATGTTTCCAG GATCTGTGGCCTGGGCACTGCATCGCAACCTTGGCTTTCCCCTGGACCTGATTGGCTTAATGCTTGAGGAGAAGGGTGTGGCCATGGACTCAGAGGCTGTGGATAGGCtagcagcagaagaagaaaag TTGAGGACTCAAGTCCAGGGGCCTGACAGAGAGAGCTGTACGGAGCTGGACCTCCACAGCCTATCAGAGCTGCAGGGGGCAGGGATTCCCCACACCGATGACTCCCCAAAATACCGCTATTCCCTGGGCGAGGATGGCCGATATG tgttccCGCCGTGTTGGGCCCGGGTTCAGGCTCTGTACTGCTCCCAGGCGCTGGTCccggaggtgggggaggggcagcgCTGTGGGGTGGTGCTGGATCAGACCTGCTTCTACTCTGAGCAGGGGGGCCAATCCCACGACCGGGGCTACTTTCTCCGGGAGGGGCTACAG GACGTCCTGTTTCCTGTGGAGGCGGTGCAGCAGGTGGGCGGGTACGTGGTCCACCAGGTAACCACGGGCGACACCCTGAAGATTGGAGACAAGGTCCAGCTGTTCGTGGATGAG GCCCACAGGCTGGCCTGCATGGTGAAACACACAGCGACTCACATCCTGAACTTCTCCCTGCGGCGGgttctgggggagggggtggagcagcagggctCCCACGTCACGCCAGACCGCCTGCGCTTCGACTTCAGCGTCAGA GGCTCTCTCAGTGTCAAGCAGCTACAGGAAGTGGAGCAGGTGGTACAGGACGTCATCGCACAGAACGAGGACGTGTTCATCCAGGAGCTGCCGCTCGCCCTGGCCAAGCGTATCCATGGCCTGAGAACGGTGGATGAG gtgtaTCTTGATCCAGTCAGGGTGGTGTCCGTGGGCATCCCTGTTCCTGACCTGCTCACTTCCCTCAGCGACCGGCCCACGTCTGTGGAGCTCTGCTGCGGAAC GCACCTGCTGAGGACGGGGGAGATCCGAGACCTGGTGATCGTGGCGGAGAGATCACTGCTGAAGGGAGTGAGCCGCGTGCTGGCGCTGACCGGAGACGAGGCTCGAGAG GCCCGGGAGGCGGGGCATGCCCTGGTCCAGGAGGTGGAGTCTCTGTCGGCACAGCAACCGTCTGCTAGCTCCACCCTCCCCACTGCACACAGGCTGTCCAAAGATGTGGGGCTGCTGTCCGAT GCTGTGGACAACACCCCCATGCCGCAGTGGCAGAGGAAGGAGCTCCAGCAGCGTCTGAAAACGATGCAGAGAGCCGCCAACACCGCCATCAGGAAGCTGGAGACCAGCGAG GCTGCGGTCCAGGCTCTGGCTCTGTTGGAGAAGCATGGCAGTAAGGCGGTGGTTGTGGACACTGTGGAAGCAGAGTCCATATCG GTGGTGATGAAGGTGGTGAATCAGTACAGTGAGCGGGCcccggggtcaaaggtcatgttCCTGGCCCATCTGCCATCCGGGAGGGTCCTGTGTGCCTGTCAGGTACCCAAG gccagcagcactctctctgcctctgactGGGCCCTGGCCGTCTGCACCCACCTGGGGGGCAAGGCGGGGGGGTCTGCTATCGTTGCCAAGGGAGCGGGAACCACACATGACATCACAGAGGCCCTCCGGTGGGCTGAGGAGTTTGCCAACCCAACAGTGCGACCCAATGCCAGCTCAGCCCCGACCCAAGACTGA